A genomic stretch from Spongiibacter nanhainus includes:
- a CDS encoding Rieske (2Fe-2S) protein has translation MQLVIESDGKRELIETPELKPETSVQIDAFKKDLLVVKDASGEVYAIENYCPHAIQKLADGEVIGSMIKCKKHGAVFSLVDGRCIGNERIGNLNKYSVSEVDGAIIIKL, from the coding sequence ATGCAATTGGTAATTGAGAGTGACGGTAAGCGAGAGCTTATCGAAACGCCAGAATTAAAACCAGAAACCTCAGTTCAAATTGATGCATTCAAAAAAGATTTGTTGGTTGTAAAAGATGCGAGTGGAGAGGTCTACGCAATTGAGAATTACTGCCCACATGCGATCCAAAAATTAGCCGATGGGGAGGTGATTGGTTCAATGATTAAATGCAAAAAACATGGTGCAGTATTCAGCTTGGTTGATGGCCGCTGTATCGGTAATGAACGAATTGGTAATCTCAATAAATATTCGGTGTCAGAAGTAGATGGCGCGATAATAATTAAACTATAG
- a CDS encoding IS256 family transposase, whose translation MSKQKPTFDMEAAIAALSDGQDLTGKDGVLTPLIKQLTESAMQAELDSHLDQNDAPNRKNGSTAKTVKTVKSTAGSFELKTPQDRTSTFEPQLVRKHQPHLTDEIERKILALYVLGNSYQDIRGHIEDLYGISVSNGTLNAITEKLLPELQAWQERDLDAIYPIVWLDAIHYKINENGRYVSKAIYTILALNIEGKKELLGLYFSDQDGAHHWLSVLTDFNNLGVKDILIACVYGLKGFPEAIKSLYPHTEIQHCIIHQIRNSMECVATSRGDWITISAYRTR comes from the coding sequence ATGTCCAAGCAAAAACCCACATTCGACATGGAAGCCGCCATCGCTGCTTTGAGTGACGGTCAAGATTTGACCGGGAAAGATGGTGTCCTCACGCCCCTGATCAAGCAGCTTACCGAATCCGCCATGCAGGCAGAGCTCGACAGCCACCTGGACCAGAACGACGCCCCCAATCGTAAGAATGGCAGCACCGCCAAGACCGTCAAGACCGTCAAGAGCACAGCCGGCAGCTTCGAGCTAAAAACGCCACAAGATCGGACCAGCACCTTCGAACCCCAGCTCGTCAGGAAACACCAGCCCCACCTCACCGATGAAATTGAACGTAAAATTCTTGCGCTGTACGTTCTGGGCAACAGCTACCAAGACATCCGCGGTCATATTGAAGACCTGTACGGTATCAGCGTATCAAATGGCACCCTCAATGCCATTACCGAGAAGCTGTTACCGGAACTACAAGCCTGGCAGGAGCGCGACCTGGATGCCATTTACCCCATCGTCTGGCTGGACGCCATTCACTACAAGATCAATGAAAATGGGCGCTACGTTAGCAAAGCTATTTACACCATTCTTGCCCTGAACATTGAAGGCAAGAAGGAGCTGCTGGGCCTATACTTCTCTGACCAAGACGGCGCACATCACTGGCTCAGCGTCCTCACTGACTTCAACAATCTCGGCGTCAAAGATATCCTGATCGCCTGTGTCTATGGCCTTAAAGGCTTCCCTGAGGCCATCAAGAGTCTGTACCCACATACCGAGATACAGCACTGCATCATCCACCAAATTCGCAACTCGATGGAGTGCGTGGCCACTTCCCGGGGCGACTGGATAACTATATCAGCTTATAGAACCCGTTAG
- a CDS encoding Zn-ribbon domain-containing OB-fold protein, whose translation MSCGQSEWEGVVEISGVGRLWTYTVQRFRPKPPFDDGRSDLEFVPYVVGYVSFEDSGLIVEGRIVVGDPRELEIGQEMSICKVVVAKSQGEDVELYAFAPHDAQG comes from the coding sequence ATGAGTTGCGGTCAGTCTGAGTGGGAAGGGGTGGTGGAGATCTCTGGAGTTGGTCGTTTGTGGACTTATACTGTCCAAAGGTTTAGGCCTAAGCCTCCGTTTGATGACGGGCGTTCAGATTTGGAATTTGTTCCATATGTCGTGGGTTATGTGTCGTTCGAAGATAGTGGCCTGATTGTTGAGGGCCGGATAGTTGTTGGAGATCCCCGCGAGTTAGAGATTGGTCAGGAAATGTCTATTTGCAAGGTTGTGGTGGCTAAGTCGCAGGGCGAAGACGTAGAGTTATATGCTTTCGCGCCTCATGACGCACAAGGTTAG
- a CDS encoding helix-turn-helix domain-containing protein, with amino-acid sequence MTSRRDSVSASYLLNTQLSIEAIAALMNYHDGANFRRACKRWFGRPPEQIRRSGRA; translated from the coding sequence ATTACCTCGCGACGAGATTCTGTCTCAGCAAGCTACCTACTAAATACCCAATTGTCCATCGAGGCCATTGCCGCGTTGATGAACTATCACGACGGAGCCAATTTCAGGCGTGCCTGCAAGCGCTGGTTTGGCCGACCACCTGAGCAAATCAGGAGAAGTGGTAGAGCATAA
- a CDS encoding PaaI family thioesterase, with protein sequence MTDSKHNQWNSATAIAWQFTEQVPHSRDLGMQIISITKNQACIRLPPNPRLFVDDNTEEFCASVLYSLADSASGLAVLAEARDSSPIATLDLRVDYFQPAKGDRALLAVATCPKLTEEVAFIHCNIFHEGCHELLATANATFMRNTPGGRILANERA encoded by the coding sequence ATGACAGATTCGAAGCATAATCAGTGGAATTCAGCCACAGCGATAGCTTGGCAGTTTACCGAACAAGTCCCTCACAGCAGGGATCTGGGCATGCAGATTATCTCTATCACCAAAAACCAAGCATGTATTCGCTTGCCGCCCAACCCGCGGTTGTTCGTCGACGATAATACCGAGGAATTCTGCGCCAGTGTGCTTTACTCCCTGGCAGACTCAGCCAGCGGGTTAGCCGTGCTTGCAGAGGCAAGAGATTCGTCACCAATTGCCACGCTAGATTTACGGGTGGATTACTTTCAACCAGCCAAGGGCGATCGCGCCCTATTGGCGGTAGCAACCTGCCCCAAGTTAACAGAGGAGGTCGCATTCATTCATTGCAACATTTTCCATGAAGGCTGCCATGAGCTACTGGCGACAGCGAATGCAACCTTTATGCGCAACACTCCAGGTGGAAGAATTCTAGCAAATGAACGCGCCTAG
- a CDS encoding TetR/AcrR family transcriptional regulator C-terminal domain-containing protein, whose protein sequence is MSSEVESAYESSDDPAEQLRLCINAHLRALLVDSDAVYVLLFEWRALRPEARKDVIDLRDQYESLWSRIIENTVENGVTRKNIDHRLLRLFGLGALNWVATWFDPNGDHSLDAIGDFIWQIAIDGVVNKGTQT, encoded by the coding sequence GTGTCTTCTGAGGTCGAGTCGGCGTACGAGAGCTCTGATGACCCGGCAGAGCAATTGCGACTTTGCATCAATGCGCATTTGCGAGCCTTGTTGGTGGACTCGGACGCGGTTTACGTGCTGCTGTTTGAGTGGCGAGCGCTGCGTCCGGAGGCTCGCAAAGATGTCATCGACCTGCGTGACCAATACGAATCCCTGTGGTCAAGAATCATTGAAAACACGGTTGAAAACGGCGTAACACGGAAGAATATCGATCACCGTTTGCTCCGACTCTTCGGGCTTGGGGCACTGAATTGGGTCGCGACCTGGTTTGACCCAAACGGTGATCATTCGCTGGACGCTATCGGTGACTTTATCTGGCAGATCGCTATCGACGGGGTGGTTAATAAAGGTACGCAAACATAG
- a CDS encoding alpha/beta fold hydrolase, translating into MPRRSEFQATDGQAISFWRWPQSQSRPMLHWAHATGFHGRLYQPLLDDIQAECNVLAWDMRGHGFSANAAEASTFRGWETYYQDLTTLLDHLDTPIWLAGHSIGGTASIMAAARRPEKVLGLILAEPVIMDRKQGLEMWLVKRLRRSQRLALAAGAARRRAVFESHEAAVNHYRGRGIFKTWPDTWLEAYVRFAFMDHEDHIRLACSPEWESTTFAQTEHNPWPGIRQLRCPVVALSGDRGSTFSLAARERLQTLLPSADVKVIEDTTHFLPMEKSDTVRAAIHRLVSQK; encoded by the coding sequence ATGCCTCGGCGAAGCGAATTTCAAGCTACAGACGGACAAGCAATCTCATTCTGGCGCTGGCCACAGTCTCAATCGCGCCCAATGCTTCACTGGGCACACGCTACGGGATTTCATGGTCGCCTATACCAGCCACTCCTTGATGATATTCAGGCCGAATGCAATGTCCTGGCTTGGGACATGAGAGGTCATGGATTCAGTGCCAATGCAGCAGAAGCTTCGACATTCCGCGGATGGGAAACCTACTATCAGGATTTAACTACGCTACTGGATCACCTCGATACACCGATTTGGTTGGCCGGCCATTCAATCGGTGGAACCGCAAGCATCATGGCCGCGGCCCGTCGCCCAGAGAAAGTGCTCGGATTGATTCTTGCGGAGCCTGTAATTATGGATAGAAAACAGGGTCTGGAGATGTGGCTCGTCAAACGGCTGCGCCGGTCACAACGCCTAGCGCTTGCTGCGGGAGCTGCGCGTCGGCGCGCAGTCTTTGAGTCGCACGAAGCTGCGGTGAATCACTACCGTGGCAGAGGTATTTTCAAAACTTGGCCTGATACCTGGCTAGAGGCCTATGTTCGCTTTGCTTTCATGGATCACGAGGATCACATACGCCTTGCTTGCTCGCCGGAGTGGGAGAGCACCACCTTTGCTCAGACTGAACACAATCCATGGCCTGGTATTCGCCAGTTACGTTGCCCAGTAGTCGCTTTGTCCGGGGACCGAGGATCAACTTTCTCGTTAGCCGCACGCGAACGCTTGCAAACCTTACTACCTTCCGCAGACGTTAAAGTGATCGAGGATACGACCCATTTTCTTCCGATGGAAAAAAGCGATACAGTACGCGCCGCCATTCATCGTCTTGTTTCGCAAAAGTAA
- a CDS encoding TonB-dependent receptor, with product MIDYKIARYCCFSIICVFSIANHIKADEYKSSNRMIEEVMVVAQKREEKLQDIPISVQAFSENRLEAMGITSIADLQLVAPGMNYTETSGFGIIYIRGVGSDTFLMGDPNVATYLDGVYLPFAVGQNQELFGLERIEVLKGPQGTLFGRGANGGAINIMTKSPSLTESEIQLELGYDSLNTTQTKAYFSYPIVDTLAMSISASYKSGDHWYDEESTGGGEKLPQVSSQAMRVKLLWTPVDELELGLSYMQSLEQGTSSGLQGNSEPSLLAQVVGITPQTGYTVDNDVPVYYHANNKIMSFTGLWSGENHDYKFLVSRQDGSPMGLFIDFDGAPQPVAYFGTSNGAVNEVKTAEVQMISANEGLFGSNVRYNFGYYWVNWVSALDPVFLGLLGIDLSTGVQNSTLSLPAGFVGLLDSLLEPLLGFGTPSGAVRLVGRNTLDSHALYAQTSIDFLDDFTFTVGVRYQEETRTLDESSSSLGDSNIEPVVFIQKYEDIEDEVKSTKPKIGLEYRPPFLDEGMIYASWQQSIKGTQFNLINIYDPPEMILPEEMDAIELGIKTSPFGAGSVFNFAYFKYDIENLQVQFVSLLQGGAVTQENAGGAAIEGFEFEFQTLLFPSVIDNLVLIANGTMLTTKEYTEYLNGSGFDPNTGLLSTGNDFSGNEIARAPDATGTVGISKTTEVPGGSLEIGADYYYNSGFYYLAQNSEKSVEDAYTVLNARVSYFYQPANLRITLYGRNLQGTEYNYGRFHVDFGTADYKAPRDIIGLKVNWQF from the coding sequence ATGATAGATTATAAGATAGCCCGCTATTGCTGTTTCTCAATTATTTGTGTTTTTAGCATTGCTAACCATATAAAAGCCGATGAATATAAATCTTCAAATCGTATGATTGAAGAGGTTATGGTTGTTGCACAAAAACGTGAGGAGAAATTACAAGATATTCCTATTTCAGTCCAAGCGTTCTCTGAAAACAGGCTTGAGGCGATGGGAATTACGTCGATTGCAGACCTGCAATTGGTTGCGCCTGGTATGAATTACACCGAAACATCCGGTTTTGGAATCATCTATATTAGAGGTGTTGGTTCAGATACATTTTTAATGGGCGACCCCAATGTGGCGACTTACTTAGATGGAGTCTATTTGCCATTTGCTGTTGGACAAAATCAGGAGCTTTTTGGCCTTGAGCGAATAGAGGTGCTTAAGGGCCCGCAGGGGACATTGTTTGGTCGCGGCGCCAATGGTGGTGCAATCAATATCATGACCAAATCGCCTTCGTTAACAGAGTCGGAAATTCAACTAGAGCTGGGCTATGACTCTCTGAATACAACGCAAACGAAAGCCTATTTTTCATACCCCATAGTCGACACGTTAGCAATGTCAATTTCGGCGTCCTACAAATCAGGGGATCATTGGTATGATGAGGAGTCAACTGGAGGTGGTGAAAAGTTACCTCAAGTCTCATCGCAAGCCATGCGTGTAAAATTATTATGGACTCCAGTCGATGAGTTGGAGTTGGGCTTGTCATATATGCAGTCCCTTGAGCAAGGAACCTCCTCTGGCTTACAAGGTAATTCCGAACCGAGCCTGTTAGCGCAAGTTGTAGGTATAACCCCGCAAACAGGATACACCGTTGACAATGATGTCCCCGTGTATTACCACGCCAATAATAAAATAATGAGTTTCACCGGGTTATGGAGCGGAGAAAATCACGATTATAAGTTCCTAGTGAGCCGGCAAGACGGGTCGCCCATGGGCCTGTTTATTGATTTTGATGGAGCGCCACAGCCCGTAGCTTACTTTGGCACCAGTAATGGGGCGGTGAACGAAGTTAAGACTGCCGAGGTGCAAATGATATCTGCGAACGAAGGTTTATTTGGCAGCAACGTTCGTTATAACTTTGGTTACTATTGGGTAAATTGGGTTTCCGCACTAGACCCAGTATTTCTAGGGTTGCTGGGCATAGATCTTTCTACCGGGGTACAAAATTCAACTCTTAGCTTGCCAGCTGGTTTTGTTGGATTATTAGACTCCCTCCTAGAGCCATTATTAGGCTTTGGTACGCCGTCGGGTGCCGTTCGATTGGTGGGTAGAAATACACTCGATTCCCACGCATTATACGCCCAAACATCTATTGACTTTCTTGATGATTTTACATTTACAGTCGGCGTTCGGTACCAAGAAGAAACAAGAACGCTTGATGAATCCAGTTCTTCGCTTGGCGACTCGAATATAGAGCCTGTTGTATTTATACAAAAATATGAAGATATAGAGGATGAGGTGAAAAGCACTAAACCAAAGATAGGTTTAGAGTATCGACCACCGTTTCTGGATGAAGGGATGATATACGCAAGTTGGCAGCAATCGATTAAGGGAACTCAGTTCAACTTGATTAATATTTATGATCCGCCAGAAATGATTTTGCCTGAGGAGATGGATGCTATTGAGCTTGGTATAAAAACATCACCTTTTGGTGCGGGATCAGTATTTAATTTTGCCTACTTTAAATACGACATTGAAAACCTCCAGGTTCAATTTGTCTCTTTGCTTCAAGGTGGGGCGGTTACGCAAGAGAATGCGGGGGGGGCTGCGATAGAGGGTTTTGAATTTGAGTTTCAAACGTTGCTTTTCCCTAGTGTAATCGACAATTTGGTCCTAATTGCTAACGGTACCATGCTGACCACTAAGGAATATACAGAATATCTTAATGGAAGCGGATTCGATCCAAATACAGGGTTACTATCAACCGGCAACGATTTTTCAGGGAATGAGATTGCTCGGGCGCCTGATGCCACCGGGACAGTGGGAATATCAAAAACTACTGAAGTGCCCGGTGGAAGCTTAGAAATCGGCGCAGATTATTACTATAACTCTGGGTTCTATTATCTTGCACAGAATTCGGAAAAAAGCGTAGAGGATGCCTATACGGTATTGAATGCGAGGGTCAGCTATTTTTATCAGCCAGCAAATTTACGTATCACGCTATATGGAAGGAACCTTCAAGGAACAGAATACAATTATGGCCGATTTCATGTAGATTTTGGTACGGCAGATTACAAGGCACCACGGGATATTATTGGTTTGAAAGTAAACTGGCAGTTTTAA
- a CDS encoding thiolase family protein, with the protein MVGVQIVGAGIHKFGRSDGVSGLDMGVAAVRSSLADAGIDWEDVQFVFGGSADCGAIDSVLPVLGYTGIPTINVANGCATGGSSLVSAVAAIRSGEYELGVVLGFDKHARGAFNADPELFGLPQWYGQAGFMLTTQFFAMKIKRYMWEYGIDEESLARVAEKSFINGALAEHAWRRTPIGFDEIVSSPMVSDPLRKYMFCSPSEGAVALVVASEKYVKEKGLSGPHIKGVSIKSRLKGSFEVFSPSMPFDRDVSPTVLAAQDVFEKTSVSPRDINIAQLQDTESGAEIMHMAENGFCEDGEQSAMLKNGETGLRGRLPINTDGGCIACGEPIAASGLRQVYENYTQLKGRAGKRQVESVRLAYSHVYGAPGVSAVCILEK; encoded by the coding sequence ATGGTCGGTGTGCAGATAGTGGGTGCGGGGATTCATAAGTTTGGTCGTTCTGACGGTGTATCCGGGTTAGATATGGGGGTTGCGGCTGTTCGTTCTTCTCTGGCTGATGCTGGTATTGATTGGGAAGATGTTCAATTTGTTTTTGGTGGTTCCGCCGACTGTGGTGCTATCGATTCGGTTCTTCCTGTGCTTGGATATACAGGTATTCCGACAATTAACGTTGCAAACGGTTGCGCAACTGGGGGCTCGAGTTTGGTCTCTGCGGTAGCGGCTATTCGCTCCGGGGAATACGAGCTGGGTGTGGTGCTGGGGTTTGATAAGCATGCGCGTGGCGCGTTTAACGCAGATCCGGAATTGTTCGGCTTGCCACAGTGGTATGGGCAGGCAGGATTTATGTTAACAACTCAATTTTTTGCGATGAAGATCAAGCGGTACATGTGGGAGTACGGCATTGATGAAGAAAGTTTGGCTAGGGTAGCTGAAAAGTCGTTTATCAATGGTGCCTTGGCGGAGCATGCATGGCGGCGCACTCCGATCGGGTTCGATGAGATCGTATCGTCTCCGATGGTGTCGGATCCACTGCGGAAGTATATGTTTTGTTCGCCCTCGGAGGGAGCTGTTGCCTTGGTGGTGGCATCTGAAAAATATGTTAAAGAAAAAGGTTTAAGTGGGCCGCATATTAAGGGCGTTTCAATTAAGTCCAGGTTAAAGGGCTCGTTTGAGGTCTTTTCGCCATCTATGCCTTTCGATAGGGATGTCTCGCCTACTGTGCTCGCGGCCCAGGACGTGTTTGAAAAAACCTCGGTGTCTCCACGTGATATCAATATTGCACAGCTGCAGGATACTGAGTCTGGTGCAGAAATTATGCATATGGCGGAAAATGGATTTTGTGAAGACGGTGAGCAATCGGCGATGCTAAAAAATGGCGAGACTGGCTTGCGTGGAAGGCTGCCAATTAATACTGATGGTGGATGTATTGCTTGTGGTGAGCCGATAGCGGCGTCTGGATTGCGCCAAGTTTATGAGAACTATACGCAATTAAAGGGGCGGGCTGGAAAGCGCCAAGTTGAGAGCGTTCGTCTCGCATATAGCCATGTTTACGGTGCCCCTGGGGTATCCGCTGTTTGTATCCTGGAAAAATAG
- a CDS encoding aromatic ring-hydroxylating oxygenase subunit alpha yields MANIIKGVASKVSPLVPDLLAHDSFSNEALSADGNYMPEGVNIDVSKYISEDFAELEREKIWKKCWQYAARVEDIPRVGDRTEYTVSGLSCFIVRGDDNEIRAYLNSCPHRGTKLCVGFASSGEVVCPFHGWKWHLDGKIKWIPSEWDFQSCDKDDAGLVEIKCEVWQGYIFINFDDNAKPLDKYLGVLKPHFATLPQLNRVTIARVKKVIKANWKVAMEAFLESYHTIETHPQILNTLADASTKYDVWDDAVSSVSRLYSPMSVPSPHLGDEVDLAECAKEYAKAMEMPGLEHLNFVLDRNSNLAPRTQVANWRRSVFKEVLGVNLESMPDAALLDAIQYWMFPNFCPWYGEGGPIAYQFLPVNGKTNECVMEVRLLAPLPDGVPLPEVPTQIDYLDACDSFAEKATGFGSLAMVFDQDMINIPVIQEGIENAYHLNKSKVRLADYQEQRIAYFHEVLDRWVAK; encoded by the coding sequence GTGGCGAATATAATAAAAGGCGTAGCAAGTAAAGTTAGTCCCTTGGTTCCGGACTTACTGGCTCATGATTCGTTTTCTAATGAGGCCCTTTCCGCGGATGGCAATTACATGCCAGAAGGCGTGAATATTGATGTGTCGAAATATATCAGTGAAGACTTTGCTGAACTTGAGAGAGAAAAAATCTGGAAAAAATGCTGGCAGTATGCGGCGCGTGTAGAAGATATACCCAGGGTGGGGGATCGTACCGAGTATACCGTGAGTGGCTTATCCTGCTTTATTGTGCGTGGCGACGACAATGAAATTCGGGCGTATTTGAATAGTTGTCCGCACCGCGGCACCAAGCTGTGTGTTGGCTTTGCCAGTTCAGGCGAAGTTGTTTGCCCGTTTCACGGCTGGAAATGGCATTTAGACGGCAAGATTAAATGGATTCCCAGTGAGTGGGATTTCCAAAGTTGCGACAAAGACGACGCAGGGCTTGTTGAGATTAAGTGTGAGGTTTGGCAGGGCTACATATTCATTAACTTCGATGACAACGCCAAACCCTTAGATAAGTACCTTGGTGTACTGAAGCCACACTTTGCAACACTACCTCAGCTGAACCGCGTTACGATTGCTCGTGTGAAAAAAGTCATTAAGGCGAACTGGAAAGTGGCGATGGAAGCCTTTTTGGAGTCGTATCACACTATTGAAACACATCCGCAGATACTAAATACCTTGGCTGATGCCAGTACCAAATATGATGTGTGGGATGACGCTGTTTCCTCGGTTAGCCGCTTGTACTCACCGATGTCTGTTCCTAGCCCGCATTTGGGGGATGAAGTGGACTTGGCTGAATGCGCCAAAGAGTACGCGAAAGCCATGGAAATGCCCGGGCTAGAACATTTAAATTTTGTGCTCGATAGGAATAGTAACCTGGCGCCTCGGACCCAGGTAGCTAATTGGCGCCGGTCTGTCTTTAAAGAAGTTCTCGGGGTGAATTTAGAAAGCATGCCCGATGCTGCACTGCTGGATGCGATTCAGTACTGGATGTTTCCCAATTTTTGTCCGTGGTATGGAGAGGGTGGCCCCATTGCGTACCAATTCCTGCCAGTGAACGGCAAGACCAATGAATGTGTAATGGAAGTCAGGTTGCTAGCGCCATTGCCTGACGGTGTGCCTCTTCCTGAGGTGCCGACACAAATTGATTATCTGGACGCCTGCGACAGTTTTGCAGAGAAAGCCACTGGGTTTGGAAGCTTGGCCATGGTGTTTGATCAAGACATGATCAATATTCCGGTTATTCAGGAAGGCATAGAAAATGCTTATCATTTAAATAAATCAAAAGTGCGTCTGGCGGATTACCAAGAGCAGCGTATAGCTTATTTTCACGAAGTGCTGGACCGGTGGGTAGCTAAATAA
- a CDS encoding PaaI family thioesterase yields the protein MCTTGNSKYQAAGAANSPDECLAWQGLLERIPYARHLGLQAQTDNGGVLIHLPYREALIGNFKLPALHGGVLAALIELTARTAAQRRDKDNRCPRILDSHINYLRFAAIRPTFASAEIIRQGRRTSLVEVMCWQDNRAAPIASGRVQLLLPAVVATNTEAQEQ from the coding sequence ATGTGCACTACCGGTAATTCGAAATACCAGGCCGCTGGCGCCGCCAATAGCCCCGACGAGTGCTTAGCCTGGCAAGGCTTACTGGAACGCATTCCGTATGCCCGGCATCTTGGGCTTCAGGCCCAAACTGACAATGGAGGAGTCTTAATTCATTTGCCCTATCGTGAGGCATTGATCGGCAACTTTAAGTTACCCGCGCTCCATGGCGGCGTTCTAGCCGCACTAATCGAGCTGACCGCACGGACGGCTGCTCAACGTCGAGATAAAGACAACCGTTGCCCACGCATTCTAGACAGCCACATTAACTATTTGCGCTTCGCGGCTATCCGTCCGACTTTCGCCAGCGCAGAAATTATTCGACAAGGCAGGCGAACAAGCCTGGTCGAGGTAATGTGTTGGCAAGACAATAGGGCTGCACCGATTGCCAGCGGACGAGTCCAGCTGTTACTCCCGGCAGTAGTCGCCACGAATACAGAAGCTCAGGAGCAGTAG